TTTTCTTTTCATTAATCAGCTCAGTAATTGTCTCCATTACCTCATAAAAGTGTTTTATTTTTTGAGGAGATAAGCTATTGCGAACCGTATCGTTGAACTTTAAAACCCTTTCCTTTGATATCTCTCTCTTAGCTCTCCCTTCATTGGTCAGACATATTAATACACCTCTCCCGTCTTTTGGATTTGGTTTCCTGATAATCAATCCTTTTTCTTCCATTGATTTCAATGTTCGGGATAAACTTGTTGCTTCTACTCCCATTCGGGGTCCCAGAGACGTTGATGGTGATCCTTCTTCCGGATCTATCGACAGCAGAGTAAAACCTGTAGCCATTGAAGCTCCATACTCCACTGCCTGTTCATTATACATCTTTGAAACAGCCTGCCAGGTTGACCGAAGCATATAATCTATTGTAAGTGTTTTTTCTTCCATTTCGTTTTTTAATTCCCACCTATTCCAATAAGTAATCATGGTACAATAATTATTATATATACAATGAAACAAACTTATTATAGAGATTTTCTTAATCTGTGTCCCAAATATATGAATTTATATTATGCATGCATAGTATTTTTTAAACATTTTGCATATTCCGATGATAATTACCTTTAAAATGTAATTA
The sequence above is drawn from the Bacteroidota bacterium genome and encodes:
- a CDS encoding MarR family transcriptional regulator, producing MEEKTLTIDYMLRSTWQAVSKMYNEQAVEYGASMATGFTLLSIDPEEGSPSTSLGPRMGVEATSLSRTLKSMEEKGLIIRKPNPKDGRGVLICLTNEGRAKREISKERVLKFNDTVRNSLSPQKIKHFYEVMETITELINEKKIFQTEE